One window of the Prionailurus bengalensis isolate Pbe53 chromosome E1, Fcat_Pben_1.1_paternal_pri, whole genome shotgun sequence genome contains the following:
- the MLX gene encoding max-like protein X isoform X4 gives MRGPCPALRLSFVGWWVWVTWKCLASSSRQGARPLAGFRFGGLEMTEPVASPDDPWVKVEYAYSDNSLDPGLFVESTRKGSVVSRANSIGSTSASSVPNTDDEDSDYHQESYKESYKDRRRRAHTQAEQKRRDAIKRGYDDLQTIVPTCQQQDFSIGSQKLSKAIVLQKTIDYIQFLHKEKKKQEEEVSMLRKDVTALKIMKVNYEQIVKAHQDNPHEGEDQVSDQVKFNVFQGIMDSLFQSFNASISVASFQELSACVFSWIEEHCKPQAGI, from the exons ATGCGCGGGCCGTGCCCCGCCCTCCGCCTCTCATTCGTGGGTTGGTGGGTTTGGGTCACGTGGAAGTGCCTCGCCTCTTCCTCGCGGCAGGGGGCCCGCCCGCTGGCTGGTTTCCGGTTCGGTGGGTTGGAGATGACGGAGCCGGTCGCCTCTCCGGACGACCCCTGGGTCAAG GTGGAGTATGCCTACAGTGACAACAGCCTGGACCCCG GGCTTTTTGTAGAAAGTACCCGAAAGGGGAGTGTAGTGTCCAGAGCTAATAGCATCGGTTCCACCAGTGCCTCTTCTGTCCCCAATACAG ATGATGAGGACAGTGATTACCACCAGGAGTCCTACAAGGAGTCCTACAAGGACCGGCGGCGGCGAGCACATACTCAGGCTGAGCAGAAGAGGAGAGACGCCATCAAG AGAGGCTATGATGACCTCCAGACCATCGTCCCCACCTGCCAGCAGCAGGACTTCTCCATTGGCTCCCAAAAGCTCAGCAAAGCCATCGTTCTACAGAAGA CTATTGACTACATCCAGTTTTTgcacaaggagaagaaaaagcaggaggaggaggtgtCCATGCTACGCAAGGACGTCACGGCCCTAAAGATCATGAAagt GAACTATGAGCAGATTGTGAAGGCACACCAGGACAACCCCCATGAGGGAGAAGACCAGGTCTCTGACCAAGTCAAGTTCAATGTGTTTCAAGGCATCATGGACTCACTGTTCCAGTCCTTCAATGCCTCTATCTCCGTGGCCAGTTTCCAGGAGCTGTCAGCCTGTGTCTTCAGCTGGATTGAGGAGCACTGTAAGCCTCAG GCAGGTATCTGA
- the MLX gene encoding max-like protein X isoform X1 produces MRGPCPALRLSFVGWWVWVTWKCLASSSRQGARPLAGFRFGGLEMTEPVASPDDPWVKASPAGAHAGEGRAGRAHARGGSRRLGDSLQSPKVPPPSGPWGCREDSPHPARAKVEYAYSDNSLDPGLFVESTRKGSVVSRANSIGSTSASSVPNTDDEDSDYHQESYKESYKDRRRRAHTQAEQKRRDAIKRGYDDLQTIVPTCQQQDFSIGSQKLSKAIVLQKTIDYIQFLHKEKKKQEEEVSMLRKDVTALKIMKVNYEQIVKAHQDNPHEGEDQVSDQVKFNVFQGIMDSLFQSFNASISVASFQELSACVFSWIEEHCKPQTLREIVIGVLHQLKNQLY; encoded by the exons ATGCGCGGGCCGTGCCCCGCCCTCCGCCTCTCATTCGTGGGTTGGTGGGTTTGGGTCACGTGGAAGTGCCTCGCCTCTTCCTCGCGGCAGGGGGCCCGCCCGCTGGCTGGTTTCCGGTTCGGTGGGTTGGAGATGACGGAGCCGGTCGCCTCTCCGGACGACCCCTGGGTCAAGGCAAGCCCCGCGGGCGCGCACGCCGGCGAGGGGAGGGCGGGTCGGGCTCATGCACGTGGGGGGTCCCGAAGACTAGGGGATTCCCTGCAGTCCCCAAAGGTCCCCCCGCCCTCCGGGCCCTGGGGCTGCAGAGAAGACAGCCCTCACCCTGCGCGTGCCAAG GTGGAGTATGCCTACAGTGACAACAGCCTGGACCCCG GGCTTTTTGTAGAAAGTACCCGAAAGGGGAGTGTAGTGTCCAGAGCTAATAGCATCGGTTCCACCAGTGCCTCTTCTGTCCCCAATACAG ATGATGAGGACAGTGATTACCACCAGGAGTCCTACAAGGAGTCCTACAAGGACCGGCGGCGGCGAGCACATACTCAGGCTGAGCAGAAGAGGAGAGACGCCATCAAG AGAGGCTATGATGACCTCCAGACCATCGTCCCCACCTGCCAGCAGCAGGACTTCTCCATTGGCTCCCAAAAGCTCAGCAAAGCCATCGTTCTACAGAAGA CTATTGACTACATCCAGTTTTTgcacaaggagaagaaaaagcaggaggaggaggtgtCCATGCTACGCAAGGACGTCACGGCCCTAAAGATCATGAAagt GAACTATGAGCAGATTGTGAAGGCACACCAGGACAACCCCCATGAGGGAGAAGACCAGGTCTCTGACCAAGTCAAGTTCAATGTGTTTCAAGGCATCATGGACTCACTGTTCCAGTCCTTCAATGCCTCTATCTCCGTGGCCAGTTTCCAGGAGCTGTCAGCCTGTGTCTTCAGCTGGATTGAGGAGCACTGTAAGCCTCAG ACCCTACGGGAGATTGTGATTGGCGTCTTGCACCAATTGAAGAACCAGCTGTACTGA
- the MLX gene encoding max-like protein X isoform X2 yields MRGPCPALRLSFVGWWVWVTWKCLASSSRQGARPLAGFRFGGLEMTEPVASPDDPWVKASPAGAHAGEGRAGRAHARGGSRRLGDSLQSPKVPPPSGPWGCREDSPHPARAKVEYAYSDNSLDPDDEDSDYHQESYKESYKDRRRRAHTQAEQKRRDAIKRGYDDLQTIVPTCQQQDFSIGSQKLSKAIVLQKTIDYIQFLHKEKKKQEEEVSMLRKDVTALKIMKVNYEQIVKAHQDNPHEGEDQVSDQVKFNVFQGIMDSLFQSFNASISVASFQELSACVFSWIEEHCKPQTLREIVIGVLHQLKNQLY; encoded by the exons ATGCGCGGGCCGTGCCCCGCCCTCCGCCTCTCATTCGTGGGTTGGTGGGTTTGGGTCACGTGGAAGTGCCTCGCCTCTTCCTCGCGGCAGGGGGCCCGCCCGCTGGCTGGTTTCCGGTTCGGTGGGTTGGAGATGACGGAGCCGGTCGCCTCTCCGGACGACCCCTGGGTCAAGGCAAGCCCCGCGGGCGCGCACGCCGGCGAGGGGAGGGCGGGTCGGGCTCATGCACGTGGGGGGTCCCGAAGACTAGGGGATTCCCTGCAGTCCCCAAAGGTCCCCCCGCCCTCCGGGCCCTGGGGCTGCAGAGAAGACAGCCCTCACCCTGCGCGTGCCAAG GTGGAGTATGCCTACAGTGACAACAGCCTGGACCCCG ATGATGAGGACAGTGATTACCACCAGGAGTCCTACAAGGAGTCCTACAAGGACCGGCGGCGGCGAGCACATACTCAGGCTGAGCAGAAGAGGAGAGACGCCATCAAG AGAGGCTATGATGACCTCCAGACCATCGTCCCCACCTGCCAGCAGCAGGACTTCTCCATTGGCTCCCAAAAGCTCAGCAAAGCCATCGTTCTACAGAAGA CTATTGACTACATCCAGTTTTTgcacaaggagaagaaaaagcaggaggaggaggtgtCCATGCTACGCAAGGACGTCACGGCCCTAAAGATCATGAAagt GAACTATGAGCAGATTGTGAAGGCACACCAGGACAACCCCCATGAGGGAGAAGACCAGGTCTCTGACCAAGTCAAGTTCAATGTGTTTCAAGGCATCATGGACTCACTGTTCCAGTCCTTCAATGCCTCTATCTCCGTGGCCAGTTTCCAGGAGCTGTCAGCCTGTGTCTTCAGCTGGATTGAGGAGCACTGTAAGCCTCAG ACCCTACGGGAGATTGTGATTGGCGTCTTGCACCAATTGAAGAACCAGCTGTACTGA
- the MLX gene encoding max-like protein X isoform X3, with protein sequence MRGPCPALRLSFVGWWVWVTWKCLASSSRQGARPLAGFRFGGLEMTEPVASPDDPWVKVEYAYSDNSLDPGLFVESTRKGSVVSRANSIGSTSASSVPNTDDEDSDYHQESYKESYKDRRRRAHTQAEQKRRDAIKRGYDDLQTIVPTCQQQDFSIGSQKLSKAIVLQKTIDYIQFLHKEKKKQEEEVSMLRKDVTALKIMKVNYEQIVKAHQDNPHEGEDQVSDQVKFNVFQGIMDSLFQSFNASISVASFQELSACVFSWIEEHCKPQTLREIVIGVLHQLKNQLY encoded by the exons ATGCGCGGGCCGTGCCCCGCCCTCCGCCTCTCATTCGTGGGTTGGTGGGTTTGGGTCACGTGGAAGTGCCTCGCCTCTTCCTCGCGGCAGGGGGCCCGCCCGCTGGCTGGTTTCCGGTTCGGTGGGTTGGAGATGACGGAGCCGGTCGCCTCTCCGGACGACCCCTGGGTCAAG GTGGAGTATGCCTACAGTGACAACAGCCTGGACCCCG GGCTTTTTGTAGAAAGTACCCGAAAGGGGAGTGTAGTGTCCAGAGCTAATAGCATCGGTTCCACCAGTGCCTCTTCTGTCCCCAATACAG ATGATGAGGACAGTGATTACCACCAGGAGTCCTACAAGGAGTCCTACAAGGACCGGCGGCGGCGAGCACATACTCAGGCTGAGCAGAAGAGGAGAGACGCCATCAAG AGAGGCTATGATGACCTCCAGACCATCGTCCCCACCTGCCAGCAGCAGGACTTCTCCATTGGCTCCCAAAAGCTCAGCAAAGCCATCGTTCTACAGAAGA CTATTGACTACATCCAGTTTTTgcacaaggagaagaaaaagcaggaggaggaggtgtCCATGCTACGCAAGGACGTCACGGCCCTAAAGATCATGAAagt GAACTATGAGCAGATTGTGAAGGCACACCAGGACAACCCCCATGAGGGAGAAGACCAGGTCTCTGACCAAGTCAAGTTCAATGTGTTTCAAGGCATCATGGACTCACTGTTCCAGTCCTTCAATGCCTCTATCTCCGTGGCCAGTTTCCAGGAGCTGTCAGCCTGTGTCTTCAGCTGGATTGAGGAGCACTGTAAGCCTCAG ACCCTACGGGAGATTGTGATTGGCGTCTTGCACCAATTGAAGAACCAGCTGTACTGA
- the MLX gene encoding max-like protein X isoform X5: protein MRGPCPALRLSFVGWWVWVTWKCLASSSRQGARPLAGFRFGGLEMTEPVASPDDPWVKVEYAYSDNSLDPDDEDSDYHQESYKESYKDRRRRAHTQAEQKRRDAIKRGYDDLQTIVPTCQQQDFSIGSQKLSKAIVLQKTIDYIQFLHKEKKKQEEEVSMLRKDVTALKIMKVNYEQIVKAHQDNPHEGEDQVSDQVKFNVFQGIMDSLFQSFNASISVASFQELSACVFSWIEEHCKPQTLREIVIGVLHQLKNQLY from the exons ATGCGCGGGCCGTGCCCCGCCCTCCGCCTCTCATTCGTGGGTTGGTGGGTTTGGGTCACGTGGAAGTGCCTCGCCTCTTCCTCGCGGCAGGGGGCCCGCCCGCTGGCTGGTTTCCGGTTCGGTGGGTTGGAGATGACGGAGCCGGTCGCCTCTCCGGACGACCCCTGGGTCAAG GTGGAGTATGCCTACAGTGACAACAGCCTGGACCCCG ATGATGAGGACAGTGATTACCACCAGGAGTCCTACAAGGAGTCCTACAAGGACCGGCGGCGGCGAGCACATACTCAGGCTGAGCAGAAGAGGAGAGACGCCATCAAG AGAGGCTATGATGACCTCCAGACCATCGTCCCCACCTGCCAGCAGCAGGACTTCTCCATTGGCTCCCAAAAGCTCAGCAAAGCCATCGTTCTACAGAAGA CTATTGACTACATCCAGTTTTTgcacaaggagaagaaaaagcaggaggaggaggtgtCCATGCTACGCAAGGACGTCACGGCCCTAAAGATCATGAAagt GAACTATGAGCAGATTGTGAAGGCACACCAGGACAACCCCCATGAGGGAGAAGACCAGGTCTCTGACCAAGTCAAGTTCAATGTGTTTCAAGGCATCATGGACTCACTGTTCCAGTCCTTCAATGCCTCTATCTCCGTGGCCAGTTTCCAGGAGCTGTCAGCCTGTGTCTTCAGCTGGATTGAGGAGCACTGTAAGCCTCAG ACCCTACGGGAGATTGTGATTGGCGTCTTGCACCAATTGAAGAACCAGCTGTACTGA